The proteins below are encoded in one region of Colletotrichum lupini chromosome 5, complete sequence:
- a CDS encoding NIMA interactive protein gives MESPKKSRHSTAPSKFHIQQKLALALADHAEKGTDPSLSCISSEPGTTNTHQRHSSFPFDDTLSALLSIFSHKLFEPLKNHIPPHVLTKRNTLQQALLVVRSSRRDNTSPMMAENDNLRTASLYINNQLLSRGLLRDGQTINFADPDDYPGGAEATMGKIMSIVNDLILRRDRDAEQRENLSTTMRTVRAENLRYTNDIARLSEKHIEAQRKLDISEATENTLRTQLKSADAAVRGLKDEVARAKTLVAQTRASCATEVRRRDRQIDGLKKQLGEAGRPRGTAKSSAVTVISVVAGEGEDKISPKRGAKAAAATEDSSYDLRTETNEFLTDLARNLSEENESLLNLIRRTTKSLREMSGCDARTSQGDGHAVTLPTAEDMAHELDAILEHLRSILTNPSFAPIEEVEVREEEIARLRAGWVKMENRWQEAVHLIDGWRRRMVADGKSVNMEELKMGLRLSPVRVRNVEETHQGGMDMHELSCVQEECTADLEEEGEEEEEEEEEEEEEEIDYDDLPESPCPAPQRVESLHLVPAPAEYNATPREEEYSQDDQPSDYESSIFEDVDVEELDIEEPNVQILQQSTAYLSSPPLPPPPQMSPLREMPSAGNRDARPRRDVRGDYDTMANEKPRTIRAVDVAPKPPPHLVQLPRSPQKPAHPVDDRSRTTSAASIASESTHNGAPLITPSGTPPPEVNQTPTARKLPKPPRLVSAAPAAPSPAVPAPRETQSPVKNIRTVSQESQESQSSQESCEGAPPAPAVQPNSNSNNKNATPHRTPLRRVPSRLPLPRPSDPPPQQSPLTMATIAAKLAASEREADAARVRAKLKAARGGALGKPVAAPQQQQHMPPPPPETIVAVPQEPQPPVDSPAKTRADRGDLEPVKRDISQGDQVQQSPLQPTKRKRERRVSKVASRRRSTLSPWEMESLISGNVAVPPSPVRS, from the exons ATGGAGAGCC CGAAGAAGAGTAGACACAGCACAGCACCCAGCAAGTTCCATATCCAGCAGAAACTCGCCCTCGCCCTTGCAGACCACGCAGAAAAGGGTACTGATCCGTCACTCTCCTGCATAAGCTCCGAACCGGGCACTACGAATACACACCAACGCCATAGCTCATTTCCTTTTGATGACACACTTTCTGCTCTTCTTTCGATCTTCAGTCACAAGCTTTTCGAGCCGCTCAAGAACCACATTCCTCCGCATGTGCTTACCAAGAGGAATACTCTTCAACAAGCACTGCTCGTAGTGCGATCGTCTCGCCGCGACAACACGTCCCCTATGATGGCGGAAAACGACAACTTGCGTACGGCATCGCTGTATATCAACAATCAATTGCTCTCGCGAGGACTCCTACGCGATGGCCAAACAATCAACTTTGCCGACCCGGACGACTATCCGGGCGGCGCGGAGGCCACCATGGGCAAGATCATGAGCATTGTCAATGATTTGATCTTGCGCCGAGAC CGCGATGCCGAACAACGCGAGAACCTATCGACCACTATGCGCACCGTTCGCGCCGAGAACCTACGGTACACAAACGACATCGCACGCCTCTCGGAGAAGCATATCGAGGCTCAAAGAAAGCTCGACATCAGCGAGGCCACCGAAAACACCTTGCGTACTCAGCTCAAGTCTGCCGACGCCGCTGTACGCGGCCTCAAGGACGAGGTGGCTCGCGCCAAGACTCTGGTCGCCCAGACGAGGGCCTCCTGCGCAACGGAGGTCCGACGCCGCGACCGCCAGATAGACGGCCTGAAGAAGCAACTGGGCGAGGCTGGCCGTCCCCGCGGTACCGCGAAGAGCTCCGCCGTCACCGTTATCAGCGTCGTCGCAGGCGAAGGCGAGGACAAGATATCGCCTAAGCGCGGAGCCAAGGCCGCCGCGGCTACGGAGGACTCCAGCTACGATCTGCGTACCGAGACGAACGAGTTCCTGACGGACCTTGCGCGAAACCTTAGTGAAGAGAACGAGTCTCTCTTGAACCTGATCCGCCGAACAACCAAGAGCTTACGCGAGATGAGTGGCTGTGATGCTAGAACAAGCCAGGGAGATGGTCATGCTGTTACGCTGCCCACGGCTGAGGACATGGCACATGAGCTTGACGCCATCCTCGAGCACCTGCGCTCCATCTTGACGAACCCCTCGTTCGCCCCTATTGAGGAAGTCGAGGTCCGTGAAGAAGAGATTGCTCGTCTGCGTGCGGGCTGGGTGAAGATGGAGAACCGCTGGCAGGAAGCCGTCCATCTCATCGACGGTTGGCGTCGACGCATGGTGGCCGATGGCAAGTCGGTCAACATGGAAGAGCTCAAGATGGGCCTCCGTCTTAGTCCTGTGCGCGTTCGCAACGTTGAGGAGACCCACCAGGGCGGCATGGACATGCATGAGCTGTCTTGTGTGCAAGAGGAATGCACCGCCGACTTGGAAGAGGagggagaggaagaagaagaagaagaggaagaggaagaggaagaggagattGATTATGACGATTTGCCTGAATCTCCTTGCCCTGCTCCGCAAAGGGTCGAGTCACTCCATCTTGTTCCTGCACCGGCAGAATACAATGCAACTCCTCGCGAAGAAGAGTACAGCCAGGACGATCAGCCGAGCGACTATGAGTCGAGCATCTTCGAGGATGTGGACGTTGAGGAACTCGATATTGAGGAGCCCAATGTCCAGATTCTTCAGCAATCCACCGCCTACCTCAGTTCCCCTCCTCTTCCCCCACCTCCCCAGATGAGCCCGCTCCGCGAGATGCCTTCTGCAGGCAACCGCGACGCCAGACCAAGGCGTGATGTTCGCGGAGACTACGACACGATGGCCAACGAGAAGCCCAGAACGATCCGCGCTGTCGACGTCGCCCCGAAGCCACCACCACACCTCGTTCAACTTCCGCGATCACCGCAGAAGCCAGCGCACCCGGTCGACGACCGCTCTCGCACAACATCTGCTGCCTCCATCGCCTCTGAATCGACACACAATGGCGCACCCCTCATCACACCATCCGGAACCCCGCCCCCGGAAGTAAACCAAACGCCAACCGCACGGAAACTCCCCAAGCCACCGCGTCTCGTCTCAGCAGCCCCCGCTGCACCTTCACCAGCGGTCCCGGCACCGAGAGAAACACAATCTCCTGTCAAGAATATCCGTACAGTCTCGCAGGAGAGCCAAGAAAGCCAGTCGAGCCAGGAAAGCTGCGAGGGCGCACCCCCCGCCCCGGCCGTCCAGCCCAACAGTAACAGCAATAACAAGAACGCAACACCGCACCGCACCCCTCTCCGCCGCGTCCCTTCTCGTCTGCCGCTCCCGCGGCCCTCGGACCCGCCACCACAGCAGAGCCCCCTGACAATGGCAACCATCGCAGCCAAACTGGCAGCCTCAGAGCGTGAAGCCGACGCCGCCCGTGTCCGCGCGAAGCTCAAGGCAGCGCGCGGAGGTGCGCTCGGTAAGCCGGTGGCCGCAccccaacagcagcagcatatGCCTCCCCCTCCGCCAGAAACCATCGTCGCCGTGCCACAAGAGCCTCAGCCACCCGTAGACTCCCCGGCCAAGACACGCGCAGACCGAGGAGACCTCGAGCCCGTCAAGCGCGACATCTCGCAAGGCGACCAGGTCCAGCAGTCGCCGCTCCAACCGACAAAGCGTAAGCGCGAGAGGCGCGTGAGTAAAGTCGCCTCGAGGAGGCGGAGCACGCTTAGTCCCTGGGAGATGGAGAGTCTCATCTCGGGTAACGTCGCTGTCCCGCCGTCGCCTGTTCGGTCGTGA
- a CDS encoding F-box domain-containing protein — MAPPGQLPRVRSAEASIEKGRAAYADQRFRVALEHFTLVAGNCPCSSPSGGGPASSGGGSGSSSGGRTSRSLKGLGAAGSGGGGGAGPDGGDASGNGHSPAQQRRRRERCTCRDFAQAAARHRRERGSVYAEATKECKCGAEKTWGRCHREGHVQALDYRAACFEKMGKLDIARRDAEWLLEIAPRRLEGYMRLGKIYKLEKKHEMAWAAWSAGIEVGQKEGLTSTTKYEQLCKIREPLHKHFCRRDPMELPIELIEKVFSYFDFHELCRISGVCKRWDQFLDTHPYIWRQVHFPSLNPQKPPRVSFLKTLRRRTGGGARSLVIPNAHAFQLNESKWLSLIQTTNPRMTTRLEIGAIKRNLEGGDWGYKLPPKPLFFEGLTHLGFSFRVNRPNYQSSGGAQPFVRQFVERARENIERISLFSMHLNDLGWPELPRLKILQLTGPLTSTLNQLTPERRIDPFALARSTPNLEQLHMDNFGVFTGLDSLAPPEDCWSLWPGLQVIKLGKACGALSMGDKRHFPPLHPSSFRVLDARAALQSNHGDWLPQQLPLDYSGYEAAESLVTYPNLERFWMPKLPLSVDLATVLLEPAVRSGRLRELGLCWRQEPGQFFPGALDWLRGSVSVRTFGFFNFDFESHENLTRDPAQRGRGIDSVDLLFGFLQSFPNLEVLELHSDLCDPMRLGAIIERVAILGRLKKVYQRALTGVAMDQLRTFCGAHGVEVVYGSWEAEFPVPLEPLTPVEAEIGE, encoded by the exons ATGGCGCCGCCTGGACAGCTCCCTCGCGTCCGCTCGGCGGAGGCGTCAATCGAGAAGGGCCGCGCAGCCTACGCGGACCAGCGCTTCCGCGTCGCACTCGAGCACTTCACCCTTGTCGCCGGGAATTGCCCATGTTCGTCACCCTCGGGAGGAGGGCCTGCCTCCTCAGGTGGAGGCTCAGGAAGTAGTTCCGGTGGTCGTACTTCTCGAAGTCTCAAAGGGCTCGGGGCCGCAGGTTCTGGAGGTGGTGGAGGTGCAGGTCCTGACGGCGGAGACGCCAGCGGGAACGGCCACAGCCCCGCGCAGCAGCGCCGCCGGCGGGAGAGGTGTACGTGCCGCGACTTTGCTCAAGCGGCGGCCCGGCACCGCCGCGAAAGGGGCAGCGTTTACGCGGAGGCCACCAAGGAGTGCAAATGCGGCGCCGAGAAGACGTGGGGCCGCTGCCACCGTGAAGGCCACGTCCAGGCGCTCGACTACCGGGCTGCGTGCTTTGAGAAGATGGGAAAGCTGGATATAGCGCGCAGGGATGCGGAGTGGTTGTTAGAGATTGCGCCGCGGCGTTTGGAG GGGTACATGAGGCTGGGGAAGATATACAAGTTGGAGAAGAAACACGAGATGGCATGGGCTGCGTGGAGTGCCGGTATCGAGGTTGGACAAAAGGAAGGCCTCACCAGTACGACGAAATATGAA CAACTTTGCAAGATCCGCGAACCATTACACAAACACTTTTGTCGGAGAGATCCTATGGAGTTACCAATCGAGTTGATTGAAAAAGTATTTTCCTACTTTGATTTTCATGAGTTATG CCGAATATCGGGAGTCTGTAAACGATGGGACCAGTTCCTTGACACCCACCCCTACATCTGGAGACAGGTTCATTTTCCTTCACTAAACCCGCAAAAGCCACCAAGAGTCTCCTTCCTAAAAACGTTGCGGAGGCGgaccggcggcggcgcccgTAGCCTCGTCATCCCCAACGCGCACGCCTTCCAACTCAACGAGTCAAAGTGGCTATCTCTCATCCAGACCACGAACCCGCGCATGACGACGCGCCTAGAGATCGGCGCGATCAAGCGTAACCTCGAGGGCGGCGACTGGGGCTACAAGCTGCCTCCCAAGCCGCTTTTCTTCGAAGGGCTCACGCACCTCGGCTTCAGTTTCCGCGTCAACAGACCGAATTATCAGAGTAGTGGTGGCGCCCAGCCCTTCGTGAGGCAGTTTGTCGAACGTGCCAGGGAAAATATCGAGAGGATATCCCTCTTCAGCATGCACCTCAACGATCTGGGCTGGCCGGAGCTGCCCCGACTCAAGATCCTTCAGTTAACCGGTCCGCTGACTTCGACATTGAATCAGCTAACCCCTGAGCGTCGAATTGACCCC TTCGCCCTCGCCCGCTCAACGCCAAACCTAGAACAACTACACATGGACAACTTTGGCGTATTCACTGGCCTAGACTCCCTCGCTCCGCCAGAAGATTGTTGGTCTCTCTGGCCGGGCCTCCAGGTAATCAAGCTCGGCAAGGCGTGCGGCGCCCTCTCCATGGGCGACAAGCGCCACTTCCCGCCGCTGCACCCGTCCTCCTTCCGCGTCCTCGACGCCCGCGCCGCACTACAGTCCAACCACGGCGACTGGCTGCCCCAGCAGCTGCCTCTCGACTACTCGGGCTACGAGGCCGCCGAGTCCCTCGTCACCTACCCCAACCTCGAGCGCTTCTGGATGCCGAAACTGCCCCTGAGCGTCGACCTCGCCACCGTCCTCCTCGAGCCCGCCGTCCGCTCAGGCAGGCTACGGGAGCTCGGCCTCTGCTGGCGCCAGGAGCCGGGCCAGTTCTTCCCCGGCGCGCTCGACTGGCTTCGTGGCAGCGTCTCGGTCCGCACGTTTGGCTTCTTCAATTTTGATTTCGAGTCCCACGAGAACCTGACGCGCGACCCGGCGCAGAGGGGCCGCGGCATCGACTCGGTCGATCTCCTCTTTGGGTTCCTCCAGTCGTTCCCCAACCTCGAGGTCCTCGAGCTTCACTCGGATCTGTGCGACCCGATGCGCCTCGGCGCCATCATCGAGCGCGTCGCAATTCTGGGCAGGCTGAAGAAGGTGTACCAGCGCGCGCTGACGGGTGTGGCGATGGACCAGCTGAGGACGTTTTGTGGCGCTCACGGAGTCGAGGTCGTGTACGGTAGCTGGGAAGCTGAGTTCCCCGTACCGTTGGAACCCTTGACTCCCGTGGAGGCCGAAATTGGTGAGTGA